In a single window of the Planctomycetia bacterium genome:
- a CDS encoding serine/threonine protein kinase encodes MRTRFHEKVQAIVIAATQLPREEQAAYIARAAGGDERIRAEAQSLMPYFSPDEIADPKSPCGPAFTGGTTTFRDEFGSPIDEADEAMKSLRYIDQYRVECVLGRGGMGVVYRGKHVTSGRTVAIKVLRASLSEAADRRRFAFEAEIMRRLHHPGIASMIHANMTESAFHARPYFVMEYVRGVPLTDYARERGLSSRERLALMTRVCEVVEYAHERGIIHLDLKPSNILVDDEGRPKILDFGISQVMSIPLPFLREEGGPVACTPRYASPEQLSGRPSALTPRCDVYALGMIAYELLTGQLPSYEAGRILLKLYDLQLSDLPDADVNRTREFRYYIGCILARSLHRTVSRRYLSAGVLGADLEALGECFVRVSKWAALTKWLTPGSWRSAKSPVDRWQRSSVADPLYAVLRMRLAASMESISMDQRGEQLFVD; translated from the coding sequence GTGCGAACCCGGTTTCATGAGAAGGTGCAGGCGATTGTGATCGCCGCCACCCAACTGCCGCGCGAGGAGCAGGCGGCGTACATCGCGCGCGCGGCCGGTGGAGACGAAAGGATTCGGGCCGAAGCTCAGTCATTAATGCCGTATTTCTCGCCTGACGAGATCGCCGATCCGAAGTCGCCGTGTGGTCCCGCTTTTACGGGGGGAACCACCACTTTTCGCGACGAATTCGGGAGCCCGATCGACGAAGCCGACGAGGCGATGAAATCCCTCAGGTACATCGATCAGTATCGGGTCGAGTGTGTCCTGGGCCGGGGCGGGATGGGCGTCGTCTATCGGGGAAAACACGTCACATCCGGGCGGACGGTGGCGATCAAGGTGCTGCGTGCGTCGCTGTCCGAAGCGGCCGATCGTCGGCGATTCGCGTTTGAAGCCGAGATCATGCGGCGGCTCCATCATCCCGGCATCGCCTCGATGATTCACGCGAACATGACCGAGAGCGCCTTTCATGCCCGGCCCTATTTCGTGATGGAATACGTGCGCGGCGTTCCGCTGACCGACTATGCCCGGGAGCGTGGACTCTCTTCGCGCGAGCGGCTGGCGCTAATGACGCGCGTCTGCGAGGTCGTCGAGTATGCCCACGAGCGCGGCATCATCCACCTCGATCTCAAGCCGAGCAATATCCTCGTCGACGATGAGGGCCGGCCGAAGATTCTCGATTTCGGCATCTCGCAGGTCATGTCGATTCCGCTGCCGTTTCTTCGTGAGGAGGGCGGGCCGGTGGCATGCACCCCGCGCTATGCGAGCCCGGAACAGCTCAGCGGCCGCCCGAGCGCCTTGACGCCGCGTTGCGATGTCTATGCCCTGGGGATGATTGCCTACGAGCTATTGACGGGGCAATTGCCGTCTTACGAGGCGGGGCGGATTCTGCTGAAGCTTTACGACCTGCAACTGAGCGATCTGCCCGACGCCGATGTCAACCGCACGCGTGAGTTTCGATATTACATCGGCTGCATCCTCGCGCGCTCGCTTCATCGAACGGTGAGCCGGCGGTACCTCTCAGCGGGAGTGCTGGGGGCCGACCTTGAGGCGCTGGGCGAGTGCTTCGTGCGCGTTTCAAAATGGGCGGCGCTGACCAAGTGGCTGACGCCGGGCTCTTGGCGATCGGCCAAGTCACCTGTCGATCGCTGGCAGCGAAGCAGCGTTGCTGACCCGCTTTATGCCGTGCTGCGCATGCGTCTGGCGGCGTCGATGGAGTCCATTTCGATGGACCAGCGCGGCGAGCAACTGTTCGTGGATTAG
- a CDS encoding sigma-70 family RNA polymerase sigma factor, whose translation MQGDGRGMKDLIPEVYDELRQAAAHFFRRQPAGFTLQPTELVNEACIHLMRHAPDQWNDAHHFRAIATKKVWQVVVDHIKARESQKRGGAGILIKKNTPDEAAPSEAKADVEDESQTDEPAKGRWKRIPLEDVSIDWQNQTIDLLDLAQAVEELGVEGSRLREVVMLHWFGGMKYADVATILGVSASTVEKDFRYALAWLGRRLSGDSQGANPVS comes from the coding sequence ATGCAGGGCGACGGACGTGGGATGAAAGACCTCATTCCCGAGGTCTATGACGAGCTTCGCCAGGCCGCGGCCCACTTTTTTCGCCGGCAGCCCGCCGGATTTACCCTGCAACCCACCGAGCTGGTCAACGAGGCCTGCATCCACCTGATGCGCCATGCGCCGGACCAGTGGAACGACGCCCATCACTTCCGGGCAATCGCCACCAAAAAAGTCTGGCAGGTGGTCGTCGACCACATCAAGGCGAGGGAGTCGCAGAAGCGCGGCGGCGCAGGCATTCTGATCAAGAAAAACACGCCGGACGAGGCCGCGCCCAGTGAGGCGAAGGCCGATGTCGAGGATGAGTCGCAAACAGACGAGCCGGCCAAGGGTCGTTGGAAGCGCATTCCGCTCGAAGACGTTTCCATCGACTGGCAGAATCAGACGATCGATCTTCTCGATCTGGCGCAGGCGGTTGAAGAGCTTGGCGTCGAAGGCAGCCGATTGCGCGAGGTGGTCATGCTCCACTGGTTCGGCGGCATGAAATACGCGGACGTGGCGACGATACTCGGGGTCAGCGCGAGCACGGTGGAGAAGGACTTCCGCTATGCACTGGCCTGGCTGGGCCGGCGATTGTCGGGAGACTCTCAAGGTGCGAACCCGGTTTCATGA
- a CDS encoding nucleotide sugar dehydrogenase, whose amino-acid sequence MGMGYVGLPLARTFGNSGFTCIGFDVDPNKVRMLNAGKSYIKHIPDAMIAGLRKAGRFRATADFRELSKPDAIIICVPTPLSKTRDPDMTYVESTAHAIAKELRKGQLVILESTTYPGTTRELVMPILEKGSGLKAGRDFFLAFSPEREDPGRKDYSTETIPKVVGGLNPTSRKLAVALYSGAIRAVVPVGSCEVAEAAKILENVYRCVNIAMVNELKTLFDKMGIDVWEVINAAKTKPFGFSAFYPGPGLGGHCIPIDPFYLTWKARQYGESTRFIELAGEINTRMPEYVISRLMNAMNDHGKALKGSKILVLGLAYKKDVDDIRESPSIELIHLLWKHGAKVDYNDPHVPKTHKGREHDLGMKSVPLTAAQLKKYDAVIISTDHSAYDYAMIVKNSKLVIDTRNATVNVRQGRAKIVKA is encoded by the coding sequence ATGGGAATGGGCTACGTCGGACTGCCCCTGGCCCGGACCTTCGGCAACAGCGGGTTCACCTGTATTGGCTTTGATGTAGACCCGAACAAGGTCCGGATGCTCAACGCCGGCAAGAGCTATATCAAGCACATTCCCGATGCGATGATCGCCGGACTGAGGAAGGCCGGGCGCTTCCGGGCCACCGCGGACTTTCGGGAGCTGAGCAAGCCGGACGCCATCATCATCTGCGTCCCCACGCCCCTTTCCAAGACGCGCGACCCGGACATGACCTACGTCGAGTCGACGGCCCACGCCATCGCCAAGGAACTCCGCAAGGGGCAGCTCGTCATTCTCGAATCGACCACCTACCCCGGCACGACGCGCGAGCTGGTCATGCCCATCCTCGAAAAAGGAAGCGGGCTCAAGGCCGGCCGCGACTTCTTCCTGGCCTTCAGCCCGGAGCGCGAAGACCCCGGTCGGAAGGATTACTCGACCGAGACGATTCCCAAGGTCGTCGGCGGGCTGAACCCCACGAGCCGCAAACTCGCTGTGGCGCTCTATTCCGGCGCGATCCGCGCCGTGGTGCCGGTCGGGAGCTGCGAAGTCGCCGAGGCGGCGAAGATTCTGGAAAACGTCTATCGCTGCGTGAACATCGCGATGGTCAACGAGCTCAAGACGCTCTTCGACAAGATGGGCATCGATGTCTGGGAAGTGATCAACGCGGCCAAGACCAAGCCATTCGGCTTCTCCGCCTTTTATCCCGGCCCGGGCCTCGGCGGCCACTGCATCCCGATTGACCCGTTTTATCTCACGTGGAAGGCCCGGCAATACGGCGAGTCGACGCGCTTCATCGAGCTGGCCGGCGAGATCAACACCCGCATGCCGGAGTACGTCATCAGTCGACTGATGAACGCGATGAACGATCACGGCAAGGCGCTGAAGGGATCGAAGATCCTGGTGCTCGGCCTGGCCTACAAAAAGGACGTCGACGATATCCGCGAGAGTCCGAGCATCGAGTTGATTCATCTTCTCTGGAAGCACGGCGCGAAGGTGGACTACAACGATCCGCACGTGCCCAAGACGCACAAGGGGCGCGAGCACGACCTGGGCATGAAGAGTGTCCCGCTCACCGCGGCCCAGCTCAAGAAGTACGACGCGGTGATCATCTCCACCGATCATTCGGCCTACGACTACGCCATGATCGTGAAGAACTCCAAGCTGGTGATCGACACCCGCAACGCAACGGTGAACGTGCGACAGGGCCGCGCCAAGATCGTCAAGGCCTGA
- a CDS encoding exo-alpha-sialidase, which produces MSRVRVLVGTKKGAFILTSDAARKKWEVSGPHFGGWEIYHLKGSTVDPNRIYASQSSGWFGQIIQRSDDGGKTWNPPGTKPEDLMGPDGMPKGGSNMFVYDVSPQTGKPLNTHQYFDGNQRPWEFKRVWHIEPSLSDPDTAYAGVEDAAIFRTTDGGKTWHELSGLRGHGTGSMWQPGAGGMGLHTIVQDATNPNRMHIAISAAGVFRTDDGGKTWAPKNKGLTSQYLPDPNVEVGFCVHRIALNAKRPNTLFMQLHWHVCRSDDAGDTWKKVSGNLPSDFGFPVVVHAHEPETVYVVPILSDSLHYPPEGKLRVYRSRVGGNEWEPLTKGLPQSDCYVNILRGAMSTDTLDPCGIYFGTTGGQVYASADSGDNWSPVVRDLPAVLSVEAQVLG; this is translated from the coding sequence ATGAGTCGCGTTCGAGTCCTCGTCGGCACCAAAAAAGGCGCTTTCATCCTCACCTCCGATGCGGCGCGCAAGAAATGGGAGGTCTCCGGGCCGCACTTCGGCGGCTGGGAGATTTATCATTTGAAAGGCTCGACGGTTGATCCGAATCGCATCTATGCTTCGCAGTCCAGCGGCTGGTTCGGTCAGATCATCCAGCGTTCCGACGACGGCGGTAAGACGTGGAACCCGCCCGGCACCAAGCCTGAGGACCTCATGGGGCCAGATGGCATGCCCAAGGGCGGGAGCAACATGTTCGTCTATGACGTGTCACCACAAACCGGCAAGCCGCTCAACACCCACCAGTACTTCGACGGCAATCAGCGTCCCTGGGAGTTCAAGCGCGTCTGGCACATCGAGCCGTCGCTCTCCGATCCGGACACGGCTTACGCGGGCGTCGAGGATGCCGCCATTTTTCGCACGACTGACGGCGGCAAGACCTGGCACGAGCTGTCCGGCCTTCGCGGCCACGGCACCGGCTCGATGTGGCAGCCGGGCGCAGGCGGCATGGGCCTGCACACCATCGTGCAGGACGCGACGAACCCGAATCGCATGCACATCGCCATCTCCGCGGCAGGCGTCTTTCGCACCGACGACGGCGGCAAGACCTGGGCCCCGAAGAATAAGGGGCTGACGTCGCAGTACCTGCCGGACCCAAACGTCGAAGTTGGCTTCTGCGTGCATCGCATCGCCCTGAATGCCAAGCGGCCGAATACGCTGTTCATGCAATTGCACTGGCACGTCTGCCGCAGCGACGACGCCGGCGACACGTGGAAAAAAGTCAGCGGCAATCTCCCCAGCGACTTCGGCTTTCCCGTTGTCGTCCACGCCCACGAGCCGGAGACGGTCTATGTCGTGCCGATCCTCAGCGACTCGCTGCACTACCCGCCCGAGGGCAAGCTGCGCGTCTACCGCAGCCGCGTCGGTGGCAACGAGTGGGAACCGCTCACCAAGGGCCTCCCGCAGAGCGACTGCTACGTGAACATCCTGCGCGGGGCAATGAGCACGGACACGCTCGACCCCTGCGGCATTTACTTCGGAACCACCGGCGGGCAGGTGTATGCGTCGGCGGATTCGGGCGATAATTGGTCGCCCGTGGTTCGCGATTTGCCGGCGGTCTTGTCGGTCGAGGCCCAGGTGCTCGGGTGA
- a CDS encoding chloride channel protein: MPRSDHDPTHSSPPQGLPVSPSLEWVLEAAQLPLRTTTVDRRTLFISALCIGIAFAAALVAQLLIHLIGFITNVSFFGRFSTSFASPADNNLGLWVIPIPVMGAVVVGLMARFGSAAIRGHGIPEAMEQVLTNQSRIAPRVTLLKPLSAAIAIGTGGPFGAEGPIIATGGALGSLIGQMFRITADERKILLAAGAAAGMSATFGSPVSAVLLAIELLLFEYRPRSLIPVALASSAAAALRMSFEGSHAIFAMPDLAQPSGLAMSTYIVLGAVVGALSVLVTRLVYAIEDAFDRLPIHWMWWPAIGAVAVGVVGYFAPRTLGVGYTNISDILSGNLPVAVLLSLCAMKLISWSISLGSGTSGGTLAPLFTIGGAFGAVLGAWAAHLFPHAGIDHRIAGLVGMAAMFAGASRSLLASIVFAFETTLQPLGLLPLLGGCTASYFVSYLLMRQTIMTEKIARRGIRVPHEYSADFFDQVLVQDVASTKVVTLNASDLLGTVRDWITSGVPGSSHQGFPVVDAAGTIVGVLTRRDLLDPALSPNTQLQELIRRPPLIVYGDCTLRQASDHMVNHNIGRIPVVSRKKPQQLIGMITRSDLLSAHRRRLADTIQEKPTIEFSMPRKPSRKSGPNSGPNRAGS, encoded by the coding sequence ATGCCAAGGTCTGACCACGATCCAACCCATTCCTCTCCGCCCCAAGGATTGCCGGTTTCCCCCTCACTCGAATGGGTGCTGGAAGCAGCGCAATTGCCCCTTCGCACCACCACTGTAGATCGACGAACGCTGTTCATTTCCGCTCTTTGTATCGGAATCGCGTTCGCCGCAGCCCTCGTAGCCCAGTTACTGATTCACCTGATCGGGTTCATCACGAATGTGTCGTTCTTCGGGCGGTTTTCTACCTCGTTTGCTTCGCCGGCCGACAACAACCTGGGGCTTTGGGTCATTCCAATCCCGGTCATGGGCGCAGTCGTCGTCGGACTCATGGCTCGTTTCGGCTCCGCAGCTATTCGCGGTCATGGCATTCCCGAGGCCATGGAACAGGTCTTGACGAATCAGAGCCGCATCGCCCCGCGAGTAACGCTGCTCAAGCCACTTTCCGCAGCCATCGCCATCGGCACCGGAGGCCCTTTCGGGGCTGAAGGACCTATTATTGCCACGGGCGGCGCCCTCGGCTCACTCATCGGGCAAATGTTCCGCATCACGGCCGACGAACGTAAAATACTCCTCGCCGCCGGCGCCGCGGCCGGCATGTCGGCTACATTCGGAAGCCCCGTCTCAGCCGTCCTTCTCGCCATCGAACTACTTCTTTTCGAGTACCGTCCTCGCTCGCTGATTCCCGTTGCATTGGCGAGTAGTGCTGCGGCAGCTCTCAGAATGAGCTTTGAAGGCTCGCATGCGATCTTTGCCATGCCTGATCTGGCTCAGCCCAGTGGACTGGCAATGTCGACCTACATCGTGCTTGGAGCCGTGGTCGGCGCTCTGTCAGTGCTCGTGACCCGGCTGGTCTACGCGATTGAGGATGCATTCGATCGGTTGCCTATCCATTGGATGTGGTGGCCCGCCATCGGCGCCGTCGCCGTCGGTGTCGTGGGTTACTTCGCACCGCGCACCCTTGGCGTTGGATATACGAACATCAGCGATATTCTATCGGGTAATCTGCCCGTCGCGGTGCTCCTGAGCCTTTGTGCGATGAAACTGATCTCCTGGTCAATTTCTCTGGGCAGCGGAACCTCCGGCGGAACACTGGCTCCGCTATTTACGATCGGCGGTGCCTTTGGTGCGGTTCTGGGTGCCTGGGCCGCTCACCTCTTTCCGCACGCCGGGATCGACCACCGCATCGCCGGGCTGGTCGGCATGGCTGCGATGTTCGCGGGCGCTTCCAGATCCCTCCTGGCGTCAATCGTATTTGCATTCGAGACGACATTGCAACCGTTGGGACTTCTGCCGCTCCTCGGTGGATGCACTGCTTCCTACTTCGTATCGTACCTCCTCATGCGTCAGACGATCATGACCGAGAAGATCGCCCGCCGTGGAATTCGTGTACCTCACGAATATTCCGCCGACTTCTTCGATCAGGTGCTGGTACAGGATGTTGCCTCGACAAAGGTCGTGACATTAAATGCAAGTGATCTCTTGGGCACGGTTCGCGACTGGATCACCTCAGGCGTACCAGGCTCATCCCATCAGGGTTTTCCGGTTGTGGATGCCGCGGGCACAATCGTTGGCGTGCTGACCCGTCGCGATTTGCTCGACCCCGCACTATCTCCGAACACGCAACTTCAAGAGCTGATTCGCCGTCCGCCCCTGATCGTTTATGGCGACTGCACGCTTCGCCAGGCCTCCGACCACATGGTTAACCACAACATCGGCCGTATTCCGGTGGTCAGCCGAAAGAAACCGCAGCAGCTCATCGGCATGATCACTCGAAGTGATTTGCTCTCCGCTCACCGCCGCCGCCTGGCTGACACAATTCAGGAAAAGCCGACGATTGAGTTTTCTATGCCCCGCAAACCCAGTCGAAAGAGCGGCCCCAACAGCGGCCCCAACCGCGCCGGTTCATAA